The genomic interval ATGTACAAgtacgtgcatgcacgtgtgtgtgtgtgtgtgtgtgtgtgtgtgtgcatatttgtgtgtgtgtgtgcgcgcgcgcgtgcacgtgtgcatgcattgaGGGTCATGTTGTGACTGACCAGGAAAGTATGAAGATGCAGTCAAGTTTTTACAAGAATCTCTTGAGTTTCATTGTACTTTGGAACCAAAGTACAGTAATTAACAATCCCTTCACAGCATTTTGATATGAGACTATGCAACCTCAAGTCAAACATTGCAATTTCTAGAACTGTAACCCAACCTATTACCAGATGCCACCCAAGAGTCTACCTTTCAAATCATTTCATGTACCCCAATTTCACATTTCATGCAAACACCATACACATTAATTGCCTGGGATCATTACATTTCACCTCCTCATCAAAActgctgcatgcatgactTTTTTTCTCATTACAATAACACCCACCACACGTGCCCTACATTCTTACCTTCGACTGCAAATAGAAAGAACCGCCTTGTGCTCTATCATTTACTTTAAACAAATGTTCAAATTTCTACAGTATAACACAGACAGGCGACAGATCAGTAACTTAACACAAAATACATTCATTCAAAGACGAAATAACCTCATTAATTTGTTGGTGATCAAGAAGTTCTACATTAAGTATCTGCTTCGCTTCCTGTGGAGATAATACAATTTGTTGTTCATTCCATCTCAACATCCGAGTGTAGACAACGAATGTTTACTTGTAGCGACATTCCTGACAAACTGTTGGCTGCTGCAGATTTAGTTCCTGCAGCCTTCTGGCCAGTTTCCGATGCTCTCTGACGTGCCGCTGTACCAGCTATGACAAAGAAGaagtaaaacaacaacaaacacaaagacaaataaacaaactatttTGTCTGAGTATAAATATCAGTGTCCACTGCTGCGCATTTTTGCGACGAAACACTAAAGTTATATAGCAGTCATGTGGATGACACCTTCAATATGTACAGACACATCATGTGTATCCTAATCAGCCATGTGTTGGTGGTATTAAGAATAACTAGCCGAGCAGCCTGTCCTTTGAATGGAAAAGATCATTTCAAGTTGTTTTCCATTGGCCGATATTTatgcaacaagaaaaaaaCTACAAAAGCCATCAATGATGGGATCAGACAACACACATGCCAATGTACCGTGCTTGTCTGAGTTGAATGCCGAAGTGTCAGTTTTTaggatttattaatttattaatcaatttgtcaACCCTGAGTGTCCATCCACAATTTTGACAAGTATTTCATATTATGAAAATGTCATATCTAGAGATATTGTGTTTactaacaaatagacagacagacagacaaactatggtcgtttatcttgaactcttagggctggttcacaataaaCGCATGCATGCTCACAATATGaagcgtgtgcgtgtgctcaCCCAACTATAATTAGATTACGTACTAATTGTCACATGACTATATGCTAGCCACGTGACTATTATGCGGCAACTCTGTACCACGTGTTCTCTCTGGCTCTGGCGTTTGTATAGAGCTTGCTTTGGACGTCCCACTAACAAGGACACTGTCTAACAGCTTCTATTAGAAGCTCTTCGGTCCTATCCATGACTTGTTCTCTACTTGAATTCCCACACTGCCACGCTACATCTCGTGGCCAATTACAATTAGACACGTTTGGTGATAGGAGAAGTATAAATGACATTTCCTGTTTGGTGTACGCGTTTCCGGTCAAGCGCACAGAAATAGAACTGATCCTATTGTCTCTCAGATGgcagcatcctttgatgtCGGTGCACACTGTCGGATTGGATCGCAGTGCATGCATATTATGAACAGGCAAGCAtctattgtgaaccagcctttagtGATATTAAGTAGATTTTCTGTAgtagcgttgatgtttacaataaatgttctttgacaaacagacagacaaacagacagacagacagacagacaaacagacagatccaACAATAAAAGCAAACATTGTTGTGCTTGATTGAACATGTGGGGACACATTGAGCTTGATGTGACACTTGCTCactcctggagccaggacattctgcaaAGTGCAGCAAGAAGGAGAGAAGATATCAAACATACCAAAATATTCTAAatagcagttgcctggagggttcactcctacccttattccactgTTTTTGAGCAGTTTGGTGGATGGGAAGAAGAACCATCActgttcctcaataaactttccaaactactGCAAAGGGGAAATTTTCGCGTTTTCTCTCTCAGAGACCATTTCGCAGGGCAAAATTTTTGCAGTTTGGTGGTTAAaaacaagtcacgtgattgtaTTACGTGTTGGTAGAAATCATGCTGCTGAAGTGGTTGAGGGATGAGGAGAAACGACCGTGTTTACCTCAACCCAATAACGTTCCCATCAGCAGTGAAGGCTGCAAATAACtgtgtgcaaagtcacctcCAGAGGAAACGGCATGCTCTAGCAGCACAAAATGTCAATAAATAGAGTATCATGTATACAGCCCCTCCCAGCACGACGAAATTGGCACGGCACACAACAGAGAACGGAGTTGCAAGAGCTGCTGGGCATTTCAGCAGTGTGTTGGGTCATCCCATCAATgagagtacatgtacagtacagtcagGTCAATGAAGAAACGGTACATCTAGAAGATCCAGAAACGTATGACGAGTGAAGAGCTGCTTGCATCTTTGCCCCAAAAGAAGCGTGAACATCCGCTGACCACGTGTACATACCGCGGGATTACACCCATTTTTATTGACAAAAATTTTCGCGTGGGCTTAATTTTCATGGAAATTTACCAAACCGCAAAAATTCTACCCACTCAAAAATTCCCCCTTTACagtatatagagatgaagaaggaagaaacaattcCTCAGATTATAAGACTcgttggagaagacgcttgtcagtacaaatTCAGTGTTGCAATGCCTCAGTGtcggctagaaagatgatcagcgTAACATACGGACAGTAAGCTGGCCAGtgtctagatgttgttcaattttcaattcaaTAAACTAagtttcggtttgtaggctccataGGGGAgccttttaattttatttgttatgtatttgtgtaatctgTAGCTATATTTGTGGCACttattgttcattagctgctagctttgatgtataaaaatgtATATGAAgatctgacagacagacaaacaaacagagagacagacagagagacagagagacagagagacaaacagacagacagacagacagacagacagacacacacacacacacacacacacacacacacacacacacacacacacacacacacacacaaatcacgTCACAAACGCCTTCTCAGGGCCTTGTTAGAGCGAACAAAGACTCACTACGAAATTCTTGTCTTAGCGCTTGCGCAAACGCACGACCGACTATCTGACTCCCTACCACCATAACCTGCACCAAGAAGCGTGGCTAAAAGCAAAGAGCAATTCATTAAACACGACAGATATAAAGAACAACTCAACGCGTTACTCACCAGGGCCATGACACACAGCGGCCACTGCCTGTTGACTCAGCGGTTAACGCGCGGTAGCTAATGTTGCTGCAAACATTGCCTAACGCGCGGTAGCTAATGGTGCTGCAAACATTGCCTAACGCGCGGTAGCTCCAAATATAGACATTTTAACGTGCGCTAGCACTGAATGCTACAATGGCTCAGAAGTTTACGAAAGAATTTATTCGAGAGCGCCTGGAGCACAACCAAGTCGACCTTGCAATGTGTCAGCTAACTACAGTTCCAGTTAGAGAGTTGGTAAGGACACGTGAGCTACACGAAATTGAAATTGTGTTGGTCTTTTGTGGATTGATGGTCTGATGGTAGATTGTGTATTTTGTGTAGGCTGCTTTTGCTCAAATCACGATTGTAGACTTGTCTTGCAACTTGCTGACGCAACTTCCGGTATGGAAATTGTGATTGATATTTATAGAAATTTTGAAATGTGAGATTTGTAATTACGTGGGGTGATGTTGATCCTTATTATTGACACTAATGGCACACGCACATTgtcacacgcgcacacacacacacacacacacacacacacacacacacacacacacacacaatgaaacaAACTTGTGATCAACTTTCTCTTTGTTAGGATAATTTTTGCACTCTCCGTCAGCTGGCACAACTAGATCTTGGAAAGAACAAACTCACATCGCTGCCTGATGCTTTTGGAAACCTCAGTCAACTACAGAAGTTGGATCTATATGGCAACCAACTGACGACTCTTCCTGTGACCTTTTCTCAGTTGAAGCAGTTAAAATGGTTGGATGTGAAGCATAACCCGCTGGAGGAAGAGATTCTGGAAGCTGCAGGGTCATGTGCGGATGATCGCGAATGCAGACAATGTGCAAAGGAGGTAGTGATTACGTCACAGACAGTATATATAGTCTGGCTATCATGAATGAGAATGTCCGACGGTGACTGACATTTGAAGACTTACTCATTCGTTTGCTCTCATATTGCTACACCTTCTGTCacttgtattgtttgtcttATAATGTGGACTTCCAAGTGTCAGtcgatgtttgtgtttgtctgtctgtctgtccgtctttctctctggttgtctgtctgtctgtctgtctgtctgtctgtctatccgtcttcctctctggttgtctgtctgtctgtctgtctatccgtctttctctctggttgtctgtctgtctgtctgtctttctctctggttgtctgtctgtctgtctgtctgtctgtccgtttttccctctggttgtctgtctgtgtggtggtctgtctctctgtctgtccgtctgtccatccgtctttctctctggttgtctgtctgtcagtgtctgtcaaattcatatatttttaaacaTTTCACTATAATACATTTTGTCCGTcagcctgtgtgtgtgtgtgtgtgtgtgtgtgtgtgtgtgtgtgtgtgtgtgtgtgtgtgtgtgtgtgtgtgtgtgtgtgtgtgtctgtctgtctgtctgtctgtctgcctctgtttttgtctgtctcccgTGTTTACCTCTATGCCTCTCATAGTTCCTAGAAATAATTACCATTATAGGTCATAGCCCTGATGAAACAACG from Corticium candelabrum chromosome 14, ooCorCand1.1, whole genome shotgun sequence carries:
- the LOC134190264 gene encoding mitochondrial import inner membrane translocase subunit TIM16-like, which produces MALPRFLVQVMVVGSQIVGRAFAQALRQEFRTGTAARQRASETGQKAAGTKSAAANSLSGMSLQEAKQILNVELLDHQQINEKFEHLFKVNDRAQGGSFYLQSKVYRAKERLDMELKTDASNDHHDS
- the LOC134189810 gene encoding leucine-rich repeat-containing protein 59-like produces the protein MAQKFTKEFIRERLEHNQVDLAMCQLTTVPVRELAAFAQITIVDLSCNLLTQLPDNFCTLRQLAQLDLGKNKLTSLPDAFGNLSQLQKLDLYGNQLTTLPVTFSQLKQLKWLDVKHNPLEEEILEAAGSCADDRECRQCAKEVIALMKQRSSDIERRRQERLRAEQEQRVAVRAEEERKQEEMKLRKAQEKQKRREQYMAQQAAKEATQLTRRPQKEGTNKQVKEVEEKPDVKQRTGISTSCALLIALVFIVALIVGLFIYCQDGSNCRGLSRNVMALFHKN